The proteins below come from a single Drosophila teissieri strain GT53w chromosome 3L, Prin_Dtei_1.1, whole genome shotgun sequence genomic window:
- the LOC122617414 gene encoding intraflagellar transport protein 172 homolog, translated as MQLKYLRTLLEGQEQIQRIAGLAWSPNQQKLAIATADRHILLYDDAGERRDKFSTKPANPANGKNSYVIRGLAFSPDSTKLAVGQSDSIVYVYKLGESWNDKKVICNKFPQASAVTALIWLTSGSIIAGLEDGKVRALHSKSNKSQSLYGGDSICISLAANTKGTGFLSGHNDGTIIRYFMTDEATEPLGRVVQHPVPPFALAWPQGGFCVGGCDQRIVFYDSMGRQLRTFDHSRTEGEREFTVAACSPNGQAVAFGSFDRIRIFAWSPRQGAWSESASKEVDCLYTLSSLLWRRDGARLALGSVSGAVLLFESVLRRTVWQDKFELIFVAPSQLLVRSLTEPSQALTIESQLGLEIDDVRIMGRDNYLVARTEESLILCDLTRNLSSEVPWTASGHHERFYFENPTVCLIFNVGELSLVEYGENSILGSVRTEFVNPHVISVRLNERGNAKENKKLAFLLDAKTICVVDLVSRMTSGQISHETKIDWLELSETAHKLLFRDKKLRLILVDNYTGKKQTLLSNISFVQWVPQSDVVVAQSNSNLAIWYNIDLPEHVTMQSVRGEAIEVLRENGRTVVRSQDGPSEHNYQLDEGLVEFGTAVNDSDFGRAVHFLESLGDKPAAKAMWHNLALISLEDGNLRVAQRCYAALGNVSKAYYLAGMIRQADEFEESSGSAGILCPEVRAKMALLGSDLRTAERIYLEQGDIESALRMYQQLGMWDEAVALAERRGYNRISELKQQHMDYLLSSEQQEKAGQVLEEQGDLEQAMSLYMKASKPARAARLALKSPHILQDEQVMLQVTEGLVRSELYELAGDIAHRLSRPEAALALYRKGGAYARALEIGRVVAPQEVTALEEEWGDWLVGRKQLDASINHYIEAGATQKALEAAVGAKQWRKAVQIAKVLDEPELIQRYAVDLAKHLAFAGDLDGAEDMLVRANLHKDAIELLNRHGKWERAYVIGEKYLKAEQVRELFVQLAGTLEEQGKFRDAEKVLIAVNEPDLAIAMYKRRELYDSMIRLVERYHKDLLDSTHLHLARQLESRGKLKNAEMHFVASGDWKSAVHMYCSSGRWEDGYRVAKQKGTEGASQQVAYMWAKSMPTEGAVRLLSKLGLLDTAVGFACDSGQFEFAMELCKFAGKPTDEVHLKIAMSLEDEGKFEAAEAEFLKANKPREAILMYQHAGDWQAALNVAETHLPDAVGEVLIGQASAALETSNYKDYEALLLRAHRPDLIIEHYKQESLYEDALRIAEEHYPSALNDLRRLQAQLQRGQAQAQAGEDAASISRGYLQKAAEFAKKEQFRKAAECLMQIDSSNAEDASTLERALLRAAEICNQFLEGHDAQELAQSLGPRLLAIKQIGPAAQLYLAADMPKQAVDVFIKTEQWSKARRLAKEIDPDLQLLAYVEQQQKASLKHEGNIEQLADIDIVSALDLLAEQGQWQRCLEKAKGLNPALLQKYVAVYAAQLIREGNCTTALELYLSYGAPPIEAHFNIYTRIALDCLALREEQTERGTTWRHLRDFLSRLLQALKAAPEQSQTKFTASMEQFLLIAHYYATRAACKEVQALQPVALRLSLALLRHTDLLPVDKGFYEAGTDLRQAGREAEAFVMLNHYLDVCEAIEEGSGQLVDHSDLASTDFPSSVPLPEDIHLKNDPSLHEEVREWVLAVSMDQQVDQQLPTDDRGLYESSLGPNDLPCMLSGFPVRGRQPVTFQGSSNQVNRDVWSKFSVALKMSPGSGIADIISFTEKWQGAANYVMH; from the exons ATGCAGTTGAAATATCTGCGAACTTTGCTGGAGGGCCAG GAGCAAATCCAACGAATAGCGGGGCTAGCCTGGTCCCCCAATCAGCAGAAGTTGGCCATAGCCACAGCGGATCGCCATATTCTACTGTATGATGATGCAGGTGAGAGACGCGATAAGTTCAGCACCAAGCCAGCGAATCCCGCGAACGGGAAGAACTCCTATGTCATTCGGGGACTGGCCTTTAGTCCGGACTCCACGAAACTGGCGGTTGGCCAGAGCGACAGCATCGTGTATGTGTACAAGTTGGGGGAATCCTGGAACGACAAGAAGGTGATCTGCAACAAGTTTCCTCAGGCCAGTGCTGTGACTGCTCTGATTTGGCTTACTTCGGGATCCATTATAGCAG GACTGGAGGACGGCAAGGTGCGTGCCCTTcacagcaagagcaacaaatCGCAAAGTCTCTACGGCGGCGACAGCATCTGCATTTCCCTGGCGGCCAATACCAAGGGAACTGGCTTCCTGAGCGGCCACAACGATGGCACCATCATACGCTACTTCATGACGGATGAGGCCACGGAACCACTGGGCAGAGTAGTGCAACATCCAGTGCCACCATTTGCTCTAGCCTGGCCACAGGGTGGATTCTGTGTCGGTGGCTGTGATCAGAGAATAGTGTTTTACGACAGTATG GGTCGTCAACTACGCACCTTTGATCATTCCCGCACGGAAGGCGAGCGAGAGTTCACGGTGGCCGCCTGTAGTCCGAATGGACAGGCAGTGGCCTTCGGCAGCTTTGACAGGATACGCATCTTTGCGTGGAGTCCACGACAAGGAGCGTGGAGCGAGAGTGCCAGCAAGGAGGTGGACTGCTTGTACACGCTGAGCAGCCTCCTCTGGCGAAGAGATGGAGCCCGACTCGCCCTGGGATCCGTGAGTGGAGCTGTGCTGCTCTTTGAGTCCGTACTTCGACGCACCGTGTGGCAGGACAAGTTCGAGCTGATCTTCGTGGCGCCCAGTCAACTGTTGGTGAGATCCTTGACAGAGCCCTCGCAAGCCCTCACCATTGAATCGCAGCTGGGTCTGGAGATCGATGACGTTAGGATTATGGGCCGGGATAATTACCTGGTGGCCCGAACGGAGGAGTCTCTTATCCTTTGCGATTTGACCCGAAACTTGAGCAGTGAGGTTCCTTGGACTGCCTCTGGTCACCATGAACGATTCTACTTTGAGAACCCCACCGTTTGCCTGATCTTCAATGTGGGCGAACTGAGCTTGGTGGAATACGGTGAGAACTCCATCCTGGGATCTGTACGCACGGAATTCGTGAATCCCCACGTGATCTCCGTGCGTCTGAATGAGCGGGGAAatgcaaaggaaaacaaaaagctggCCTTCCTCTTGGATGCCAAGACCATATGTGTGGTGGATCTGGTCAGTAGGATGACCAGTGGGCAGATTAGTCACGAGACCAAGATCGACTGGCTGGAACTAAGTGAGACTGCGCATAAGCTCCTGTTCCGAGACAAGAAACTGCGGTTGATCCTAGTGGATAACTACACTGGCAAGAAGCAGACCCTGCTCAGCAATATATCCTTTGTCCAGTGGGTCCCCCAGAGCGATGTGGTGGTGGCCCAGAGCAACTCCAACCTGGCCATCTGGTACAACATTGATCTGCCGGAGCATGTGACCATGCAGAGCGTGCGAGGTGAAGCCATCGAGGTGCTCCGTGAAAAT GGACGCACAGTGGTTCGCTCCCAGGACGGACCCAGCGAGCACAACTACCAGTTGGATGAGGGGCTGGTGGAGTTTGGCACCGCCGTAAATGACAGTGATTTTGGCAGAGCCGTGCACTTTCTTGAGTCGCTGGGTGACAAGCCGGCCGCAAAGGCCATGTGGCACAATCTGGCATTGATCTCCTTGGAAGATGGAAACCTTCGAGTGGCCCAGCGATGCTATGCTGCCTTAGGTAACGTATCCAAAGCGTACTACTTAGCCGGAATGATCCGGCAGGCGGATGAGTTCGAGGAGTCCTCTGGCTCCGCTGGCATCCTCTGTCCCGAAGTTCGCGCCAAGATGGCTCTGCTCGGATCGGACTTGCGCACTGCCGAGCGGATTTATCTGGAGCAGGGTGACATCGAGTCAGCTCTGAGGATGTACCAGCAGCTGGGCATGTGGGATGAGGCAGTGGCACTGGCGGAGAGGCGTGGATATAACAGGATCTCAGAGTTGAAGCAACAGCACATGGACTACTTGCTGAGTAgcgagcagcaggagaaggcTGGCCAGGTGCTCGAGGAGCAGGGTGATCTCGAGCAGGCGATGTCCCTGTACATGAAGGCCAGCAAACCGGCAAGGGCGGCTCGTTTGGCCCTAAAGTCACCCCACATCCTGCAGGATGAGCAAGTAATGCTGCAGGTAACTGAGGGCTTGGTTCGTTCCGAGCTCTATGAACTGGCTGGAGACATAGCTCATCGGCTATCCCGGCCGGAAGCAGCTCTAGCTCTTTACAGAAAGGGCGGTGCATATGCCAGAGCATTGGAAATAGGACGAGTGGTGGCCCCGCAGGAGGTGACGGCGCTGGAGGAGGAGTGGGGCGACTGGCTGGTGGGCCGCAAGCAACTGGACGCCTCAATCAACCACTACATCGAAGCGGGAGCCACGCAAAAGGCCTTGGAAGCCGCCGTGGGCGCCAAGCAATGGCGCAAGGCAGTTCAGATAGCCAAGGTCCTCGATGAACCGGAGCTTATACAACGGTACGCTGTGGATCTGGCCAAGCACCTGGCCTTCGCAGGAGATCTTGACGGAGCCGAGGACATGTTGGTGCGGGCCAATCTGCACAAGGATGCCATAGAGCTACTAAATCGCCATGGCAAGTGGGAGAGGGCCTATGTGATTGGTGAGAAATATCTTAAAGCGGAGCAAGTTCGTGAGCTCTTCGTTCAACTTGCCGGAAcgctggaggagcaggggAAGTTCAGGGATGCCGAGAAGGTCCTGATAGCGGTCAACGAACCCGATCTGGCCATAGCTATGTATAAGCGGAGGGAATTGTACGACTCGATGATCCGCTTGGTAGAGCGTTATCACAAGGATCTGCTGGATAGCACCCACTTGCATTTGGCTCGCCAACTGGAGTCCCGTGGCAAACTGAAGAACGCCGAGATGCATTTCGTGGCCTCCGGTGACTGGAAGTCCGCCGTGCACATGTACTGCTCCTCGGGGCGCTGGGAGGATGGCTACAGGGTGGCCAAGCAGAAGGGCACGGAGGGAGCCAGCCAGCAGGTGGCCTACATGTGGGCCAAGTCCATGCCCACAGAGGGTGCAGTGAGATTGCTGAGCAAACTGGGTCTGCTGGATACAGCCGTGGGATTCGCCTGTGATTCCGGACAATTCGAGTTCGCAATGGAGCTGTGCAAATTCGCTGGCAAGCCCACGGATGAGGTGCACCTGAAGATCGCCATGTCGCTGGAGGATGAGGGGAAGTTCGAGGCGGCGGAGGCAGAATTCTTGAAGGCCAATAAGCCCAGGGAGGCCATTTTGATGTACCAGCATGCAGGCGATTGGCAGGCGGCCCTAAATGTGGCTGAAACTCATCTCCCCGATGCGGTGGGAGAAGTTCTAATAGGTCAAGCTTCGGCTGCCCTGGAAACCAGTAACTACAAGGACTATGAAGCTCTCCTTCTGAGGGCCCATCGTCCGGACTTGATTATAGAGCACTACAAGCAGGAGTCCCTCTACGAAGATGCCCTGCGCATCGCCGAGGAGCACTATCCGTCGGCCCTAAACGACCTAAGGCGTCTTCAGGCCCAACTTCAACGTGGTCAGGCGCAGGCTCAAGCTGGCGAGGATGCCGCCTCCATTTCGCGAGGCTATCTACAAAAGGCAGCCGAGTTTGCCAAGAAGGAGCAGTTTCGCAAGGCCGCCGAGTGCCTCATGCAGATAGACTCCTCCAATGCCGAGGATGCGTCCACTTTGGAGAGAGCTCTACTACGAGCCGCTGAGATATGCAATCAGTTTTTGGAGGGTCATGATGCCCAGGAGCTGGCCCAATCGCTGGGACCGCGATTACTTGCCATAAAGCAAATAGGACCAGCAGCTCAGCTTTACCTGGCGGCGGACATGCCCAAGCAGGCGGTGGACGTGTTCATCAAGACGGAACAATGGAGCAAGGCTCGTCGGCTGGCCAAGGAGATCGATCCAGATCTGCAACTTCTGGCCTatgtggagcagcagcaaaaggcCAGCCTGAAGCACGAGGGCAACATTGAGCAACTGGCGGACATAGACATAGTCTCCGCCCTGGATCTCCTGGCGGAGCAGGGTCAGTGGCAGCGCTGCTTGGAGAAGGCCAAGGGCCTGAATCCCGCCCTGCTGCAGAAGTATGTGGCCGTCTATGCAGCGCAGCTCATTCGCGAAGGCAACTGCACCACGGCCCTGGAACTCTACTTGAGCTACGGCGCTCCTCCGATCGAAGCTCACTTCAATATCTACACCAGGATCGCCCTGGACTGCTTGGCCCTGAGGGAGGAGCAAACGGAGCGCGGCACCACCTGGCGCCACTTGAGGGACTTCCTCTCCCGCCTGCTGCAGGCCCTTAAGGCTGCTCCGGAGCAGTCCCAAACTAAATTTACAGCCAGCATGGAGCAGTTCCTGCTGATAGCCCACTATTACGCTACCAGAGCCGCATGCAAGGAGGTACAGGCGCTCCAACCGGTGGCTCTGCGCCTATCCTTGGCTCTGCTGCGCCACACGGATTTGCTGCCGGTGGACAAGGGTTTCTACGAAGCTGGGACGGATCTCCGCCAGGCAGGTCGCGAAGCCGAGGCCTTTGTGATGCTCAACCATTATTTGGACGTGTGCGAGGCCATTGAGGAGGGTTCCGGCCAGTTGGTGGATCATTCCGACCTGGCTAGCACTGATTTTCCCAGTTCCGTGCCCTTGCCGGAGGATATTCACCTGAAGAATGATCCCAGCCTTCACGAGGAGGTGCGCGAATGGGTTCTCGCTGTCAGCATGGACCAGCAAGTGGACCAACAGCTGCCCACCGATGATCGCGGCTTGTACGAGTCAAGTCTGGGGCCCAATGATCTGCCCTGCATGCTGAGTGGATTTCCCGTAAGAGGCCGTCAGCCGGTGACCTTTCAGGGGTCGAGCAACCAAGTGAACCGCGACGTGTGGAGCAAGTTCTCGGTGGCCTTGAAGATGTCACCGGGCAGCGGTATTGCCGACATCATTTCGTTTACCGAAAAGTGGCAGGGTGCAGCCAACTACGTGATGCACTAG
- the LOC122617191 gene encoding regulation of nuclear pre-mRNA domain-containing protein 1A — protein MSAFTETALIKKLAELNSSQQSIQTLSLWLIHHRKHSAAIVKTWQRELENVPEPKKLTFMYLANDVIQNSKKKGPEYGKEFNHVLGKVFAHIGEKCSSDKLLGSLGRILNIWLERGVYDPKAIADWRSRLHKEAAGSSTSSNGKTNGNSEKPEKESKKDSGGSSKPEKSERREKRKHEDRHSKSKRSRHHGQGSSSSSANAAPPAEEVVSVAPENGHTPPYLPLGEPPEPEELIKALTSIENSASSDAVVRERIAKLPQEISEISCISKLEDKDKAKALAVQVNEAVDLLNDYNARLAAEMEERAKLATMLRDFQAEQKELLSQAEQRLDEHKKKLAKMLGLQKEIHDHLSNLPDLTQLPDVTGGLAPLPSAGDLFNALH, from the exons ATGTCGGCCTTCACGGAGACGGCTCTCATCAAGAAGCTGGCCGAGCTGAACAGCAGTCAGCAGAGCATCCAGACGCTATCCCTGTGGCTAATTCACCACCGCAAACACAGCGCAGCGATTGTAAAAACCTGGCAGCGGGAGCTGGAGAACG TGCCGGAGCCCAAGAAGCTGACCTTCATGTATCTGGCCAACGACGTGATCCAGAACAGCAAGAAGAAGGGCCCCGAATACGGCAAGGAGTTCAACCATGTGCTGGGCAAGGTGTTCGCCCACATTGGCGAGAAGTGCAGCTCGGACAAGTTGCTGGGCAGCCTCGGAAGGATCCTGAACATCTGGCTGGAGCGCGGCGTCTACGATCCCAAGGCCATTGCCGACTGGAGGTCCCGATTACACAAGGAGGCCGctggcagcagcaccagcagtaATGGCAAGACCAATGGTAATAGTGAGAAGCCGGAAAAGGAAAGCAAGAAAGATTccggtggcagcagcaagcCCGAGAAATCCGAGCGCCGCGAGAAGCGCAAGCACGAGGATCGCCATTCAAAGTCCAAGCGCTCGCGCCATCACGGCCAaggcagcagtagcagtagcgCGAATGCAGCTCCTCCGGCAGAGGAAGTCGTTTCTGTGGCGCCGGAAAACGGCCACACGCCACCATATTTGCCTTTGGGGGAACCCCCGGAGCCCGAGGAGCTCATCAAGGCCCTGACCAGCATCGAAAACTCCGCATCCAGCGATGCCGTTGTGCGCGAGCGTATCGCCAAGCTGCCCCAGGAAATATCCGAGATTAGCTGCATCAGCAAGCTGGAGGATAAGGACAAGGCCAAGGCTCTGGCCGTACAG GTGAACGAAGCTGTGGATCTGCTGAACGACTACAACGCTCGATTGGCGGCGGAGATGGAGGAGCGCGCCAAGCTGGCCACTATGCTGCGAGATTTTCAAGCGGAGCAAAAGGAACTTCTCTCCCAGGCTGAGCAACGCCTCGAT GAACACAAAAagaagctggccaagatgTTGGGCCTGCAGAAGGAGATCCACGACCACCTCTCCAACCTGCCCGACCTGACCCAATTGCCGGATGTGACTGGCGGACTGGCGCCCCTGCCCTCTGCTGGCGATCTCTTCAACGCCCTGCATTGA